The Glycine soja cultivar W05 chromosome 8, ASM419377v2, whole genome shotgun sequence genome has a window encoding:
- the LOC114423500 gene encoding vacuolar protein 8: MNPVDWEQELKKYEDVIASGTNCMKIKAMVMLTRLSKHAPEDVLARTIPILTEILGHNVSNDSAPTLQEAAAYCLKCIACRGDGELAVEIGGHGATRSLMRLLPHSEGRMQKVLTKCMLVIVSFCNASRTVVATNGGVELIIGLLSSCTEDTRRYLLEILSVLALRRDVRKALTRLRALHYVVEAAGFGSMVSRERACQAIGLLGVTRQARRMLVELGAIPVLVAMFRDGDHATKLVAGNSLGVISAHVDYIRPVAQAGAIPLYAELLEGPDPSGKEIAEDVFCILAVAEANAVEIAGHLVRILREGDDEAKASAADVMWDLSGYKHTTSVVRDSGAIPILVELLGSGSEDVKVNVSGAFAQLSYDGTDRMALAEAGAVPILIDLMNDVDEVEELRDNAAEALVNYYVDPLYHDSVSDAINVPSFRNMQNRLTHIRASNEHMARSLRRMSVEQLTWNPDLA; the protein is encoded by the coding sequence ATGAACCCCGTTGATTGGGAACAAGAACTGAAAAAGTATGAGGATGTTATAGCCTCAGGTACCAATTGTATGAAAATAAAGGCCATGGTGATGCTGACACGTTTATCTAAGCATGCCCCTGAGGATGTGTTAGCTCGCACCATACCCATTCTCACTGAGATTCTTGGTCACAATGTTTCAAATGATTCTGCTCCTACACTTCAAGAGGCTGCTGCTTATTGCTTGAAGTGCATTGCTTGCAGGGGTGATGGTGAGTTGGCGGTTGAAATTGGTGGACATGGCGCCACTCGTTCCTTGATGAGGTTGTTGCCTCACTCTGAAGGGAGGATGCAGAAGGTACTGACTAAATGTATGCTTGTTATTGTTAGTTTTTGCAATGCAAGTAGGACAGTTGTTGCCACCAATGGTGGGGTGGAATTGATCATTGGTTTGTTAAGTTCTTGCACCGAAGATACTAGACGGTATTTGTTGGAGATTTTGAGCGTGCTGGCGTTGAGGAGGGATGTTAGGAAGGCTCTCACTAGACTAAGAGCTCTTCATTATGTTGTGGAGGCTGCTGGTTTTGGGAGCATGGTGTCTAGGGAAAGGGCTTGTCAAGCAATTGGGTTGCTAGGAGTCACGAGACAGGCTAGGCGCATGCTTGTTGAATTGGGGGCGATACCGGTACTTGTGGCGATGTTTCGTGATGGAGATCATGCCACAAAGCTTGTAGCTGGTAATTCTCTTGGTGTGATATCTGCTCATGTTGATTACATTAGGCCGGTGGCTCAAGCTGGGGCTATCCCCCTTTATGCCGAGCTTCTTGAAGGACCTGATCCTTCTGGGAAGGAGATAGCTGAGGATGTGTTTTGTATATTGGCTGTTGCTGAGGCTAATGCTGTTGAAATTGCTGGGCACTTGGTGAGGATTCTGAGGGAAGGTGATGATGAAGCAAAGGCGTCTGCGGCTGATGTGATGTGGGATCTGTCAGGTTACAAGCACACAACGTCTGTGGTCCGGGATTCGGGTGCGATTCCTATTCTTGTTGAGCTTTTGGggagtggaagtgaagatgtgAAGGTGAATGTTTCCGGGGCATTTGCTCAACTAAGCTATGATGGAACAGATAGAATGGCACTTGCTGAGGCAGGGGCAGTTCCAATTCTCATTGACTTGATGAATGATGTTGATGAGGTTGAGGAACTAAGGGATAATGCTGCAGAGGCTCTTGTCAATTATTATGTCGATCCATTGTATCATGATAGCGTGTCTGATGCGATTAATGTTCCTTCGTTCAGAAATATGCAGAATAGATTAACTCATATTCGTGCATCGAATGAGCACATGGCTAGATCCTTGAGAAGAATGAGTGTTGAGCAGCTCACTTGGAACCCAGATCTTGCATAA